GATGAAGACGGTGGGCGACACCGTCGAGGACGCCAGCGGCGAGACCAACATGTGCTCCTACCTCGCAGTCGGCGTGTGGCACCACTGGCTGCTGCTGAAGGACCTGGCCTTCGTCCGTCGCACCTGGCCCGCCGTGCGCGCCGGGCTCGACTACACGACGGCCCTGCAGCTGCCGTTCGGCGGCATCGCGTGGTCGCAGCAGGACGACGGCGTCGTCAACCGCGAGGCCCTCGTCGCCGGCAGCTCGAGCATCTACCAGGCGCTGCGCGCCGGCCTCGCGCTCGCCGACCTGGTGGGGGAGCCGCGTCCCGCGTGGGAGCTCGCCGCCGGGCGACTGCGGCACGCCCTCGAGAGCCACCTCGAGCAGTTCCTCGACAAGTCCACCTTCTCGATGGACTGGTACTACCCGGTGCTCGGCGGACCGCTGCGCGGCGAGGCGGCGCGCCGGCGCCTCGACGCCCGGTGGGACGACTTCGTCGTGCCGGGCCTGGGCGCCCGCTGCGTCGACACCAACCCCTGGGTGACGGGCGCCGAGACGTGCGAGCTCGTGCTCGCGCTCGACGTCGCCGACGACACCCGTGCGCTGCAGGTCTTCGCCGACATGCAGCACCTGCGGCACCCCGACGGCCTCTACTGGACCGGCTGGGTCTTCGGTGACGACGTCAACTGGCCCAACGAGCAGACGACGTACACCTCTGCCGCCGTGATCCTGGCCGCGGACGCCCTCTCGCGCACCACCGCGGCCTCGGGGATCTTCCGCGGCGACGGCCTCGGACCGCACCCGGCCCCGCTGGCGCTGCACTGCGCGTGCAGCCCCGACCAGGTCCTCACCTCGGGCTGAGACGGTCCCCGGCCTGGCCGCGGGTGCGGCGCAGTGCCCGCATCGAGCCCTGCACGCCGACCTCGTCGAAGCCGTTCTCCAGGGCCCGCAGGTAGATCTCGTACGGCGGGCGCCCGCCGTCGGCCGGGTCCGGGAACACGTCGTGGATCAGCAGCAGCCCGTCGGGGCGCACCCACGGCGCCCACGACTCCAGGTCGGTGTGCGCAGGCTCCTCGCCGTGGCCGCCGTCGATGAAGAGCAGGTCAAGCGGGGTGCGCCAGTGGCGGGCCACGGTGGCGGACCTGCCGACCACGGCGACGACCTCGTCCTCCAGCCCCGCGGCGGCGATGGTGCGCCGGAAGACCGGCAGGGTGTCCATCAACCCGGTGGCGGGGTCGACCAGCGTGGGGTCGTGGTGCTCCCAGCCGGCCTGGTTCTCCTCCGAGCCCCGGTGGTGGTCGACGGTGACCGCCGTCGCGCCGGTGGCCCGGGCCGCGGCCCCGAGCAGGATCGCCGACTTGCCGCAGTAGGTGCCGACCTCGAGCAGGGTCGCGGCGGCCCCGTCGGAGCCGCCCTCACCGGCCTGCACGGCGTGCGCGTGGAGGAAGCGGCCCTCGTCCTCGGGCATGAACCCGGTCGCGGCGCGGAAGGCCGCCAGCAGCTGCTCGTCCAGGGGCTGGGTCACGGAGGTCTCGGGCACCGCGCCAGCGTAGGGGGCGCGGGCCCTCGCTCCACGACGGCCCGACCGTGCGAGAATCTGGAACACGTTCTACTTCGAACCCGGGAGTGACCATGGCGATCGCGTTGACCGACGACCAGCGGGCCCTGGCGGACGCCGTGCGCGAGTGGTCCGCCTCGCTGGAGCCGTGTGCGCTGGTCAAGCGCTCCGAGACCGAGGGCCCCGACGCGTTCGCGCCGGCCGCCAAGGGCG
This DNA window, taken from Nocardioides sp. HDW12B, encodes the following:
- a CDS encoding prenyltransferase, whose product is MSSAVPHVPGVLDAAAVEATAAAVARVQQPDGGVPWAVGQHIDVWNHVESAMGLLVGGQREAAEAAYDWCLRTQRADGSWPMKTVGDTVEDASGETNMCSYLAVGVWHHWLLLKDLAFVRRTWPAVRAGLDYTTALQLPFGGIAWSQQDDGVVNREALVAGSSSIYQALRAGLALADLVGEPRPAWELAAGRLRHALESHLEQFLDKSTFSMDWYYPVLGGPLRGEAARRRLDARWDDFVVPGLGARCVDTNPWVTGAETCELVLALDVADDTRALQVFADMQHLRHPDGLYWTGWVFGDDVNWPNEQTTYTSAAVILAADALSRTTAASGIFRGDGLGPHPAPLALHCACSPDQVLTSG
- a CDS encoding class I SAM-dependent methyltransferase; this translates as MPETSVTQPLDEQLLAAFRAATGFMPEDEGRFLHAHAVQAGEGGSDGAAATLLEVGTYCGKSAILLGAAARATGATAVTVDHHRGSEENQAGWEHHDPTLVDPATGLMDTLPVFRRTIAAAGLEDEVVAVVGRSATVARHWRTPLDLLFIDGGHGEEPAHTDLESWAPWVRPDGLLLIHDVFPDPADGGRPPYEIYLRALENGFDEVGVQGSMRALRRTRGQAGDRLSPR